Part of the Deltaproteobacteria bacterium genome, CATGACATCGGCAAGCCGGCCTGCAAGGGGGAAAAGCAGGGACGCACTACCTTTTACCGCCATGATCATATTGGGTCGGACATGGTCCGGGGAATAGGAAAGCGCCTTCGCTGGTCCAGGCAGGAAACCGCATTTGCAGCAAAGATGGTAAGGCTTCACATGCGCCCGTTTCACCTCCTGAGAGATCTCAGGCAGGGAGGACCCACCAGGCGGGCCATGAGGCGACTCATTACGGAAACCGGTTCTGATTACCCGGCCGTCTTTCTTCTCGCCATGGCTGACAGCATGTCCGGCTGCGGGCCGCTTAAGCCGCCGGAGCTTGATGCGGAACTGGCCATGCTGTGGGAAGCGGTACACACTTTTTATCAGGACTGCCTGAAGCCAATAAAGATGCGTCCCAGGCTTCTTACAGGCCATGACATTCAAAGGATCTTTGGGCTGTCTCCCGGGCCGTTGATTGGGAGGGCCCTTGATGCCCTGGAAGGGGCCCAGGTAGAGGGGACGGTCGGCAACAGGGATGAGGCCGTGAGCTGGCTGAGGGCCTGGTTTGATTCTGATGAGGCCGCCCGGAGCGAAGTATCTCCTCGGTCTTAACAGGCCCTTGCCGGGACGGAGGGCTGGCAAGTTTTACCTTGACAAGTTTTTTGGACACATTGTATAATCCCGCTGCTTGAATGCGTATAATTATTTGAGAATCCTAAGGTTTTTTATAGCTCTGGATTACCTGGCCGAAATCTTTGGATTTGGTTTGAGAAAGGCGAATTAAGGAATGGCCGGAGCCGGTTTGGTGTCTCTCGCAGCGTCCGGCCCTTGATGAGCTGCATAATTTGGGATGGACTCACAAAGGATATTTTGTAAAACCAGCTTGATTTCATTCCTTGCTGGTTAAAATGAAGAAGGAGGTGTGACATGAGTGCAGATCAGGTATGTCCGGTAGCAAGGATGGAAAAGCTGCTTTTGGCATCAGATCGTTCTGAATTCAGTGAGGGTGCAATAAGGGAGGCTATTAATCTGGCAAAGACCTGCGGCAGCAAACTCTACATAATGTCTGTTGCAGAAGAACCTGATATTCGTGAGTTTGCCGCAAACTATCCGCTCGTAGCTGCTCAAGAGTTAGAAAGGGTTACAAGAGTATATCTTGAGTCATTAAAAGAAAGGGCTGAGAAGGAAGGGGCCGCCTGTGAGATAATTGAACGCCGGGGCCCAAAGACTTACGAATACATTATTGATGAGGCGGCAAAAAACAATGCGGAGATGATAATTATGGGCAGACGTGGCAGGACCGGGATCACGAGGATCTTGATGGGGAGCGTGACTGCCAGGGTCATAGGCGATGCCCCCTGTAAGGTCCTGGTTGTGCCGAGATCTGCCAGGATCTCGTTTGAGAAGATCCTGATCTCGACAGACGGTTCAATATTCAGCGAGTTCGCAACCCGTGAGGCTATAAGCATTGCAAAAAACATTGGGAGTAGTCTCATCGCCCTTTCTGTCTATAAAAGGGATGAAAATTCTCAAGTAGCAGAGGCAAGTGTTGGCATGGTGAAAGATGTCGCAGAGAGGGAAGGTATAAAGGTCGAGGCCTTGACCCTTAAAGGCGAACCTTATGAGGTTATAGTTAATACCGCAGAGGAGAAGGACGCAGGTTTCATAGTTGTTGGAAGCCATGGCAGGACCGGCATAGAAAGGCTTCTTATGGGAAGCGTGGCAGAGAGGGTTATAGGTTATGCAGGTTGTCCGATTCTGGTGGTAAGAAGGCCATAAAAGAATGACAACATTACGCCGGTATTGTAATGCAAAGTTATAATTAGAGAAAAATTTCAAGGAGGGGGTATAAATTATGGAAAGAACAGAAGCTCTTCCCAGATGGAAAGTAGCTCTTAAAAACTGGTACAAACCTTATCCCTGGCTGGAACTGTTTGCACTATGCGCAGCCTCCATCGTTGTTTATGTCGGATGGCTCTTGATATCCATGTCAATAGAGGCCCCTCCCGAGGCGGCAGTGAGTACATTTTATGTATCCGCATGGATTTCCGGTCTTTTCCTCGCCAGCTTGGGCATCGGCTTTATCGGCACACTGGGTGGAATTGGTGGCGGGGTCATCTGGTCTCCTGTTGCCATGGCGTTCACTCCGATGAACAGCGTGATCATCAGGGCGTCCGGCCTTGTCGTAGCCATGTTTAACGCCTTGGTAGCTACAGGGCCACTCGCGAGGACCGGGCTGTGTAATATCAGACTCGGTCTTTTTCTTATGATACCCATAGGAATAGGCGCCTTTGTTGGTGCCAAGAGCGCCATATTTGTTGCCGCGGCATTTGGGATTACAGGTGAAGCGATTGTCAGAATTGCCTTGGCGCTTATTATTTTTGCACTCTTCCTCTATTTCCTCTTGGGGGGACAGAAATTAGAATACCCGGAAGTGAAGGAGGAAGACGCCTTTACCCGTTTCTTTCAATTACGTTTGCCTTATTATGAACCATCTGCAGGAAAGGCGATAGATTATAAGCTGCATAGAGGCCTCTTGTTCGCGGTAGCAGTATTCTTTGTGGGTTTGATAGGCGGCTTTTTTGGCATGGGTGGTGGATGGGCTGTTGTCCCGGCCCTGAATGTCATCATGGGGTGCCCGCTTAAGGTGGCGGCCGCCGTCAGTATGACCGGACTTGGCATGGGCAGTTGTGTGTCAGTGTGGCCTTACTTTAAAGCCGGTGCCATGATCCCGATAGTTATAGCCCCTCTGCTCGTTGGACAGATTGTAGGGGGAGTATTGGGGGCACAGGTATTGATCGGGATGAAGGCAGCTATTGTAAGGTTCATATTGATCGGGGTCTTGCTTTTCACCTCTTTTGGGCTGTTTACCAAAGGTTTGGCTCTCTTAGGGGTGGTTGAACTGCCCTTATGGAGCAGACTGGGGTTCATGGGGGTCTGCATTGCATTAGTTTTTTACCTCATCGCTAAGAGTAAAGAATAATAAGGATCGGATGATCGGGTAAAAGAGGGAGGTAATTATGGAAGAACAGAAAATGAGAGTACCGTTTGCCGGTATTGTAGTTGGAGATACACTCTATTGGGTGTGTATTATAGGGGCACTTATAGCCTTAATAGGGCCGGTTGTAAGCCTGCTGGCGCCGGCTAATAATGTAGCAGATCCATTTAAGATTTTTTCTCTTGTCTGGGAGGGCAAGAGCGCAGAAGAGATCTGGGCGGCAGTGACTGCGGCAGGACAATATCCCGGGCCTCTTTTCTGGATGCACGACCTTAGTAAAGGCGATGCAATTACGCAGCTCGGGGTCTGGCTTGCCTGTTCCTGTTCCCTGCCGGCTGCACTTTTCGGAGGCATAGTATACCTTTTTGGGCTTGGAGGTGCCCGGAGAAGTTTAACCTATTTTATAATCTGCATGTTTGTTGCTTGTATGATTCTGTACGCCATGCTGATATAATTCCGTAATGTCAGCCTGACCTGCCCTGAAATTTGTTTCAGGGATATCTGGTTTCAGGATGATTGTTATGATTGTTTGTGCGGGATATCTTTGGAGGACAAACAACGATAAAGAGGCGTCAGGTCTTGACCTTACCTGACGCCTTTTTTATTTCGTTAATGCAATGGTTGGCTTTGAGGCTTTATTTATTACTCCCTGGCTGACGCTTCCCATGAACAACTCTTTCAGTGCGGATCTTCCCTGTCTGCCCATGAAGACCAAGTCGCATCCCGCCTTTTCCACCTCCTCGACGATAAGGTCGGCGGGATTTTCTCCGCACCTGACATTCTCCTGAATGACGGATTCAGGGACTCCATGCTCGAGCAGGCTCCTTTTGGGTAACTCAAAGACCGACTGCACATCCTTATCCACTGGACATTGCCCGGCAACCTGTTCAGCATACCGGGCTGCACCTATTACGTGGAGCAGAATGACTGTCTCCAGGCCTTCCCTGCATCCTCCCAAAAGAACGGCCGCTTCCCTGGCTGCCGCCTCGGAAGGAACAGAGCCGTCCAGGGCCAGCAGGCACCTGCGCACGGGAGCATGTTTTGCTGCAGCGGCCTCAGAGCCCACGAGGTAGATGGTCGCTGCAACATTGCTGTGCAAGAGCCCGGCGCTGACACTGCCAAATAGGGCGCGATGGAGACTGGAAAGCCCGCGCCGCTCTATAATAATGGTGGAATAACTTCCTTCTGTGGAAAATCGTATTATTTCCTTTACGGGTTTTCCGTCCCGGACCTCCAGGTCCGAGGGAGCTTTGCAACTGCATGAAGTCAGAGTTTCCTGCGCCTCTTCCAGCAAGGGACGGATTTCTTTTTCAATATACTGCTGCCGAAGCCTTTTGAAGAGATCAGTCTCCAGCACGAAGTCCGCGCGGACATCTATATTCTTCATATGTTCACCCAGGTAACGCCCCCCCATGACGTGCAGGAATGTTACCCGCTCCACCCTGTCTCCAAGGGCACCAGCCATATTCCCTGCCAGGGCAGCAGGCCTCCGAAAAGACTCATTCATATCCACAGGGAGTAAAAATTTAGTCAATGGCCTGAAATCTCCGCCCATCCCTGGTACCTCCTCATTGATTTAATAGAAAAGCAGCAGCCAAACATTGGCTATGGCCACGCTGATAAGCATGTACAAAAACCCGACTTTCATGTATCCGAAAAACCTTATGGGATAACCGGCGGATTCGGCAATACCCAGGGTGACCACATTGGCGCTTGCCCCGATCATGGTGCCGTTACCACCGAAACATGCCCCAAAGGCCAGGGCCCACCATAAGACATTGGACTCAGCTCCAGGGATAACTTTACTCAGATAGGCCACGATAGGCAACATGGTGGCCGTAAAGGGTATGTTATCCACAAAGGCGCTCATAATGGCCGATACCCAGAGTATCAGACATATGGAGGCAACCAGGCTTCCATGGGAGAGATGCAGTACCCAGTCCGCAATGAGATCCAGAAGGCCGGCCTCCTCCACTGCCCCTACAAGGATGAACAGGAACATAAAAAAGAGCAATGTAGTCCATTCGATATCCTTTTCTATGAGTTCCAAAAGATTCACTTTTTTTGTCAGAATACCGTAAGTGAAAAGGAGGGCCGCGCCGAACAAGGCGGCAATGCTCACCTCCATGTGCCAGATCCCGTGGGTAAGGAACATCGCTATAACTATCGCCATTATTATCAGGCCGACAGTCAAGAGATTCGAATCCGTAATCTTGTATTCTTCCCTGAGCTTGGCAATGAAGGCCTGGATATCTTCAATATGTGCCTTGGCATAATCCTTCTTGTGGGCAATCTTCGTATACCCGAAGAGGACTGCCATGCAGACCAAACACGCAGGAGTGAGATTTATCACAAATTCCAGAAATGTCAGGCCGGCATAAGAGCCGATCATGATATTCGGCGGATCGCCAATGAGGGTAGCCGTACCACCGATGTTTGAGGCAAGAATTTCAGGGATCAGTAGTGCAATGGGTGAAATACCAAGGGATAGGGCTATTTCTATGGTTACCGGGGTGAGCAGCAACATAGTGGTAACATTGTCCAGAAAGGCTGAGGACACGGCCGTGAAACTCATCAGGATGATTGCCAGGACAATGACATTGCCCTTGGATACCTGAAAACACTTGTATGCCGTCCACTGAAATACACCCGTGTGTTTCAGGATGCCCACTATGATCATCATCCCCATGAGCAGGAAGACGACATTCATGTCTATGGCATGAATGGCACTTTCATATGAAAAGATATGGTATTCGGGGTTTATTGTGCCAATGGTGTAGCTGATAACCAGCATTATGGCCGCGCCCAGCATGGCTGCCAGGGTACGGTGCAACAATTCAAAGGAGATCAGTACATAGGCCAGGACGAATACTACGGTGGCGATCCAAAAGGCAGGGCCCTGGCTTCTTTTGATTTGGATATCCACTTTCGCCGTGTGCCTGGATCCGCTCATCGCTATCTGATCAGAGGGCACTGTAAACTCGGTTTCCTCATAGCTGGGCTTAAAGGCCCTGATCTTTATTTCCGCACCAGGGAGCGTCCCCTTGGCAAGGCCGATGGTTGCCTGAAAGCTGCCATCAGACTTTGTTATTATCCTGGCCTTACCGTGTCCATGATGATCCTTAACCAGCGGTTCCTGAACGATCCCGTTTACCAGGATCTCAACATCGGCATCTGCCACTCCGGAGCCGTGCGGATTCAGGATGTGGCCGTATATGTCGAGCGTCTCCGACGTATCCTCCGCAGGCTGGCCTGGATGGTCAGTGAAGGCCCAGGATGCATTGCCAGCCAGACAAAGGCTTAAAAACAGGAACCAGATGCCAAACGCTACGGTTTTTCGATCTTGCCGCAAATACCTTGATATAATTTTATTTGTCATAAATGGTCCTTTCTGGATATTTGCTTAACGCCCCCTACTATATGATGAAAGCATTCACCTGATTCAGAGAAAGGTCTTTGACAAAGACCCCTATTGATATTTGTGCGTGATATAGAGTCCATCGGAAGTGAAGATTCATCATCCTGTTTCTGTTTACCGGCCGGATAAGCGGAAATCTTCTCCCCTATTAATACGGGCCGGCCTAAAATAACCTATATGAGATTTGTGTCAAGAGCAAAGTGTCTTGACATCAGAGAATCAAGGCCGCTGTTGTAAGGCAGTTGGTCACGAAAACAGACTTTAATTTTTTCGATTATCTTTCGTAGAAGAATTTCTCGGCACCGAATGCCGGGCGGAGGTGACTCAGCCACGTGGCTTCAGGATCAAAGCGCGCAAAAAATGGACGCTGTACCCAGTCAGGATTGCGTCCCTGGATAAAGCGCAGCACAAAGACCTTTTCATTGTTGATTTTTGCAATGCCCTGGATCTCTATCTTGCCGGGACCGGCGCTCATGGAGGGTCCGCGTACCGTGCGTCCCAGTCCTGATACCTTTTGAAGGGCGTTGTGATATATCTCACAGGCCCTGGCTATGGGCACTTCGAAGTAATGACAGGCACCGGTGTTGCGTGCTATGAACATATAGTAAGGGACGATTCCGAGGTGTACCTGCGTGCGCCACATGCGTGCCCAGACTTCAGGGTCATCGTTTATGTGTGCCACTATGGGACTCTGACTGCGTATGATTGCTCCGGTGCTACGGACCCGCCGGATGGCCTTTCGGGCTATGGGCGTTTCCATTTCCTGCCAGTGGTTGTAATGGGCCATGATAGCCACGTGTTTTCCGGCATTTACCATGTGCTCCATCAGTCTCAAGAGATCATCTGCATCGCTGTCACTTACATAGCGATACGGCCAGTAGCTCAGGGACTTGGTCCCTATGCGGATGGTATGTATGTGGTCGAATTGGGGATGCAGTAATGGCTCCATATATGCCTTGAGGAGGCCGGTCCTCATGACCATGGGGTCACCGCCTGTGAACAGAAGGTCGGTAACATCCCTGTGTTTGGCCAGATAACGGTGCAGGTCGCAGGTCTCGCTGGCAGAGAAGCGCAGATCCTTAGTCCCGACAAACTGTGGCCAGCGAAAACAGAAGGTGCAATAGGTATGGCAGGTCTGGCCCTGGCGCGGGAAGAACAGTACCGTTTCACGGTACTTGTGTTGCATCCCCTTGAGAGGCCGGCCATCCAGGGAAGGGACATTCAGGGTCTGCTGACCGGCGGGATGTGGATTGAGTTCTGCACGTATTTCATTGGCCAGGATCCTTATCTTTCTGTCGTCAGCGCCGCTGCGGACGAGGTCTGCCATGCGGTCAAAGTGTTCAGGGGACAACATGTCCTGCTGCGGGAATGTGAGTCGAAAAATGGGATCATCCGGTACATTCTTCCAGTTTATGAGATGTCTGATTACATACTGATTGACACGGAACGGAAGCACCCTGGTTACCACCCGCATGGCAAAACGTATCTCATCGGGCAATTCTGCAATTTGAGGGATCTGGTCAAGTTGACGTGCAGAAAAAAAACGAAAATGGAAAGGCGGCTTATTCGGGAGTGAAAGTGTTCGGGAAGTCTGTTTAAGATTCGAAATGTAATACAAAATACATATCCTCCTGAATGACTCCTGTCCTGACACAGGCTAAATTTTATATATACCATTTCCTGAAACTGATTTCAATCCTGAAGGGGAATGCCCTGGATATTTCATATAAGCGCAGGCGAATTTTGTGACGCAGCACAGGAGGCTCTTTTGAGCCTTCAGAGGCAAGCTGTGATCGTCTTTTCTCAAGCTATGGGTAAAAATACCACCATAGCCAGNNNNNNNNNNNNNNNNNNNNNNNNNNNNNNNNNNNNNNNNNNNNNNNNNNNNNNNNNNNNNNNNNNNNNNNNNNNNNNNNNNNNNNNNNNNNNNNNNNNNNNNNNNNNNNNNNNNNNNNNNNNNNNNNNNNNNNNNNNNNNNNNNNNNNNNNNNNNNNNNNNNNNNNNNNNNNNNNNNNNNNNNNNNNNNNNNNNNNNNNNNNNNNNNNNNNNNNNNNNNNNNNNNNNNNNNNNNNNNNNNNNNNNNNNNNNNNNNNNNNNNNNNNNNNNNNNNNNNNNNNNNNNNNNNNNNNNNNNNNNNNNNNNNNNNNNNNNNNNNNNNNNNNNNNNNNNNNNNNNNNNNNNNNNNNNNNNNNNNNNNNNNNNNNNNNNNNNNNNNNNNNNNNNNNNNNNNNNNNNNNNNNNNNNNNNNNNNNNNNNNNNNNNNNNNNNNNNNNNNNNNNNNNNNNNNNNNNNNNNNNNNNNNNNNNNNNNNNNNNNNNNNNNNNNNNNNNNNNNNNNNNNNNNNNNNNNNNNNNNNNNNNNNNNNNNNNNNNNNNNNNNNNNNNNNNNNNNNNNNNNNNNNNNNNNNNNNNNNNNNNNNNNNNNNNNNNNNNNNNNNNNNNNNNNNNNNNNNNNNNNNNNNNNNNNNNNNNNNNNNNNNNNNNNNNNNNNNNNNNNNNNNNNNNNNNNNNNNNNNNNNNNNNNNNNNNNNNNNNNNNNNNNNNNNNNNNNNNNNNNNNNNNNNNNNNNNNNNNNNNNN contains:
- a CDS encoding universal stress protein is translated as MSADQVCPVARMEKLLLASDRSEFSEGAIREAINLAKTCGSKLYIMSVAEEPDIREFAANYPLVAAQELERVTRVYLESLKERAEKEGAACEIIERRGPKTYEYIIDEAAKNNAEMIIMGRRGRTGITRILMGSVTARVIGDAPCKVLVVPRSARISFEKILISTDGSIFSEFATREAISIAKNIGSSLIALSVYKRDENSQVAEASVGMVKDVAEREGIKVEALTLKGEPYEVIVNTAEEKDAGFIVVGSHGRTGIERLLMGSVAERVIGYAGCPILVVRRP
- a CDS encoding lysine 2,3-aminomutase; its protein translation is MSNLKQTSRTLSLPNKPPFHFRFFSARQLDQIPQIAELPDEIRFAMRVVTRVLPFRVNQYVIRHLINWKNVPDDPIFRLTFPQQDMLSPEHFDRMADLVRSGADDRKIRILANEIRAELNPHPAGQQTLNVPSLDGRPLKGMQHKYRETVLFFPRQGQTCHTYCTFCFRWPQFVGTKDLRFSASETCDLHRYLAKHRDVTDLLFTGGDPMVMRTGLLKAYMEPLLHPQFDHIHTIRIGTKSLSYWPYRYVSDSDADDLLRLMEHMVNAGKHVAIMAHYNHWQEMETPIARKAIRRVRSTGAIIRSQSPIVAHINDDPEVWARMWRTQVHLGIVPYYMFIARNTGACHYFEVPIARACEIYHNALQKVSGLGRTVRGPSMSAGPGKIEIQGIAKINNEKVFVLRFIQGRNPDWVQRPFFARFDPEATWLSHLRPAFGAEKFFYER
- a CDS encoding citrate transporter yields the protein MTNKIISRYLRQDRKTVAFGIWFLFLSLCLAGNASWAFTDHPGQPAEDTSETLDIYGHILNPHGSGVADADVEILVNGIVQEPLVKDHHGHGKARIITKSDGSFQATIGLAKGTLPGAEIKIRAFKPSYEETEFTVPSDQIAMSGSRHTAKVDIQIKRSQGPAFWIATVVFVLAYVLISFELLHRTLAAMLGAAIMLVISYTIGTINPEYHIFSYESAIHAIDMNVVFLLMGMMIIVGILKHTGVFQWTAYKCFQVSKGNVIVLAIILMSFTAVSSAFLDNVTTMLLLTPVTIEIALSLGISPIALLIPEILASNIGGTATLIGDPPNIMIGSYAGLTFLEFVINLTPACLVCMAVLFGYTKIAHKKDYAKAHIEDIQAFIAKLREEYKITDSNLLTVGLIIMAIVIAMFLTHGIWHMEVSIAALFGAALLFTYGILTKKVNLLELIEKDIEWTTLLFFMFLFILVGAVEEAGLLDLIADWVLHLSHGSLVASICLILWVSAIMSAFVDNIPFTATMLPIVAYLSKVIPGAESNVLWWALAFGACFGGNGTMIGASANVVTLGIAESAGYPIRFFGYMKVGFLYMLISVAIANVWLLLFY
- a CDS encoding sulfite exporter TauE/SafE family protein; its protein translation is MERTEALPRWKVALKNWYKPYPWLELFALCAASIVVYVGWLLISMSIEAPPEAAVSTFYVSAWISGLFLASLGIGFIGTLGGIGGGVIWSPVAMAFTPMNSVIIRASGLVVAMFNALVATGPLARTGLCNIRLGLFLMIPIGIGAFVGAKSAIFVAAAFGITGEAIVRIALALIIFALFLYFLLGGQKLEYPEVKEEDAFTRFFQLRLPYYEPSAGKAIDYKLHRGLLFAVAVFFVGLIGGFFGMGGGWAVVPALNVIMGCPLKVAAAVSMTGLGMGSCVSVWPYFKAGAMIPIVIAPLLVGQIVGGVLGAQVLIGMKAAIVRFILIGVLLFTSFGLFTKGLALLGVVELPLWSRLGFMGVCIALVFYLIAKSKE